The following proteins come from a genomic window of Hydractinia symbiolongicarpus strain clone_291-10 chromosome 2, HSymV2.1, whole genome shotgun sequence:
- the LOC130629821 gene encoding putative ankyrin repeat protein RBE_0319 — protein sequence MYAPGKTMRYGELPSTQIDLKLIFISLKSCCDVLSFKNIIISDNIVEIIKSNDIEKLKKLLSIHPNIVHMRDEYKHTPLMRTVCFTDNTSMVEILISYGSDVWAEDSVKQNSYHFAAYRDRHTILDMLCRHDVTNINRGDVNNFTPLHLAAMFGNISCVDVLLRHENIDVTIKDKYGNTAYDDAGDEHNREIIRRKIKEYETTFIVLCVIKTSEIYIRFNYYDYYFALLLLVVCLILILKSILLLESISLFSIYFIQPFKTKFRRLNFIEFVALDRLFLYGL from the exons ATGTACGCTCCTGGAAAAACTATGCGCTATGGAGAGCTGCCGTCTACGCAAATTGATCttaaattgatttttatttctttaaagagCTGCTGTGACGTGTTAAG ttttaaaaatattattatttcagaCA atatcgTGGAAATTATTAAATCTAACGATATCGAGAAACTGAAAAAATTACTATCCATTCATCCAAACATCGTTCACATGAGAGATGAATATAAACACACACCATTGATGCGGACAGTATGTTTCACCGACAATACATCAATGGTGGAAATACTCATCTCATATGGGAGTGATGTTTGGGCGGAAGATAGTGTGAAACAAAACAGTTATCATTTCGCTGCATATCGTGATCGTCACACAATATTAGATATGTTATGTCGACATGATGTAACAAACATCAACCGTGGAGATGTTAACAACTTCACACCATTACATCTTGCTGCAATGTTTGGTAACATCTcatgtgttgatgttttgttgCGTCATGAAAATATTGATGTGACGATCAAAGATAAATATGGAAACACAGCTTATGATGATGCTGGAGATGAACACAACCGGGAAATAATAAgacgaaaaataaaagaatacgaa ACCACTTTTATAGTTTTATGTGTGATAAAAACGAGCGAAATCTATATACGA tTTAATTATTATGATTACTACTTTGCTCTCCTTCTCTTAGTGGTTTGCCTCATTCTTATATTAAAGTCGATTTTGTTGTTAGAATCCATCTCACTATTTTCTATTTACTTCATCCAAccatttaaaactaaatttcgacgcctaaatttcattgagtttGTCGCACTGGATAGATTATTTCTTTATGGTTTATGA
- the LOC130629565 gene encoding solute carrier family 35 member E1-like, with protein sequence MAKFSRPLKVTIMCILWYALSSTNNVIGKKVLRSHPYPLTLSVFHMAANAFFMYPVLMLVGLQTRFHFSRHMLWRFIIPLGFGKLLGSVASHVSIWRVSVSYAHTIKGMLPIFTVTLSRIFYHEKQSTIVYLSLVPIVVGVAIATMTELSFEFYGMLSAVLATCTFAVQNLYSKTALKEARLNPLQLLMKMSQVALFICVPLWILIDTTTMAHDPGLTEINERFDLLFKLSLSGVINFMQNIVAFSVLHLLSPLSYSVANATKRILVITVSLITLKNPVTLVNFFGMMLAVAGVFLYNRAKIYQNSKRKILPTTNQDITEPHEEHHYVSSRYRMFNSKLNSFI encoded by the exons ATGGCAAAATTCAGTAGACCTTTAAAAGTAACAATCATGTGTATCCTCTGGTATGCGCTGTCGTCAACAAACAATGTTATTGGAAAAAAAGTATTGCGTTCTCATCCATACCCTCTCACATTGTCTGTGTTTCACATGGCTGCTAATGCTTTCTTTATGTATCCTGTTTTAATGCTGGTTGGTTTACAAACAAGGTTCCATTTCTCAAGACATATGTTGTGGAGATTCATTATACCGTTAGGGTTTGGGAAACTACTGGGATCAGTTGCATCTCATGTCAGTATATGGAGAGTGTCTGTTTCATATGCTCATACTATTaag GGAATGTTACCAATATTTACTGTGACTCTCTCCAGAATATTTTATCATGAAAAGCAATCTACAATA GTCTATTTATCATTAGTACCAATTGTTGTGGGTGTTGCCATAGCAACGATGACTGAATTATCATTTGAATTTTACGGCATGCTAAGTGCTGTGTTAGCCACATGTACATTTGCAGTTCAGAACCTCTACTCCAAAACA GCTTTGAAGGAAGCTCGCCTCAACCCTCTTCAGCTGCTGATGAAGATGTCACAAGTTGCACTATTTATTTGTGTACCTCTTTGGATACTGATTGATACTACAACCATGGCTCACGATCCAGGCTTA actgagattaatgaaagatttgatctattgtttaaactttcATTGAGTGGAGTGATTAATTTCATGCAAAACATTGTTGCTTTTTCTGTACTCCATCTGTTATCACCACTTAGTTATTCAGTTGCCAATGCTACAAAACGAATTTTAGTAATTACAGTGTCGTTAATTACGCTGAAAAATCCAGTCACTTTGGTCAATTTCTTTGGTATGATGTTAGCTGTTGCTGGCGTCTTTTTATATAATAGG GCTAAGATATATCAAAATTCGAAACGTAAGATCCTTCCAACAACCAATCAAGATATCACAGAACCACATGAAGAACATCATTACGTATCTTCTCGTTACAGAATGTTTAACAgcaaattaaattcttttatttag